Proteins found in one Planococcus citri chromosome 2, ihPlaCitr1.1, whole genome shotgun sequence genomic segment:
- the LOC135833681 gene encoding zinc finger MYM-type protein 1-like translates to MSIPSQCNCILERIFDRGFGSFSFEEKLKVVQGEPPRIPIIGLETKTKRCVRHFNVNLYRENVFLCGCNHTKKLYCWPCVLFSTEQSTWSHYGFDDLNNFHKSYKRHTATTSVNHILCLKQMKQFGKNRIEDGMNSQRKVAINTHNKTVKKNRKIVGCLVRVACFLSKQGLAFRGHNEKSSSTNRGNYVELVNEFAELDDDLMEHLENSTVFSGLSSDIQNDIITSISDKVLRDIKEEISKAQFVSIILDETTDVSTKSQFSHVLRYVTEDGEVKERFICFTDVSKDRTANGLYDDIVHFLNEMGCGEKLIAQTYDGASVMSGQHNGLQAKIKENYNNAIFIHCYAHKLNLVLSQSVNHISECKIFFTTLSAFGSFFNKSTSRSSALNEEVQKRFPSASPTRWNYNSRIVGNLHQNKDAIMQLLQKMVTNENSSWDAETINGARGLLTTLTRPNFSFLLIVFQKIFAKTTILFNILQTKWTNMQYCLQKLEAFKSDLATLRNQFHIVWSEYAALNLTSRSRRNDDLDEETSFRRLYFSIIDALSVHMSDRFSDYPKLRFMGLFETEKFDSFVENFPEEELQCLRETFGKFFDFVSLKNKLSVVYASEDMKLKIFQLFKYIKNEDLTTVFPETFKLLTLILTIPVTSAAAERSFSALKRIKTYLRNTQGEERLSCLALINIESEFVSQIQKKINFMDDVIDIFANLKDRRIDLIYKV, encoded by the coding sequence ATGTCGATCCCTTCACAGTGCAATTGCATTTTAGAACGTATTTTTGACAGGGGTTTTGGATCTTTTTCATTTGAGGAAAAGTTGAAGGTAGTGCAAGGTGAACCACCGCGAATTCCTATAATTGGCTtagaaacgaaaacgaaacgatGTGTGCGGCATTTTAACGTAAATTTATATcgtgaaaatgtatttttgtgtGGATGTAATCATACCAAAAAGTTGTACTGTTGGCCATGCGTGCTATTTTCTACTGAACAAAGTACATGGTCTCACTATGGATTCGatgatttgaacaattttcataagTCTTACAAACGACATACAGCAACAACATCCGTAAATCACATACtttgtttaaaacaaatgaagcaatttggaaaaaatcggaTTGAAGATGGTATGAATAGTCAAAGAAAGGTGGCGATAAATACACATAACAAgacggtgaaaaaaaatcgaaaaattgtggGATGTCTCGTTCGTGTTgcttgttttttatcaaaacaagGACTTGCATTTCGTGGTCATAATGAGAAGTCGAGCTCTACTAATCGTGGTAATTATGTCGAATTGGTCAACGAATTTGCGGAGTTGGATGATGATTTAATGGAACATTTAGAGAACTCGACGGTATTTTCCGGCCTTTCCAGTGATATTCAAAACGATATTATTACGAGCATTTCTGATAAAGTACTCCGTGATAtaaaagaagaaatttcaaaagctcagtttgtttcaataattttagatGAAACCACAGACGTATCTACAAAATCACAGTTTTCTCATGTTCTAAGATATGTTACGGAGGATGGCGAAGTAAAAGAGAGATTCATATGCTTCACTGATGTAAGTAAAGATCGGACCGCGAATGGTTTATATGATGATATTGTCCATTTTCTGAATGAAATGGGCTgtggagaaaaattaattgcTCAGACGTATGACGGTGCATCGGTCATGTCGGGTCAACACAACGGTCTTCAAgctaaaataaaagaaaactaTAATAATGCGATTTTCATCCATTGCTACGCCCATAAACTCAATTTAGTCTTATCTCAATCCGTTAATCACATTTCCGAATGCAAGATATTTTTTACTACATTGTCAGCATTTGGTTcctttttcaataaatcaacTTCGCGATCCAGTGCATTAAATGAAGAAGTGCAAAAACGTTTTCCAAGTGCATCACCAACCAGATGGAATTACAACAGTCGTATTGTGGGAAACCTTCACCAGAACAAAGATGCGATTATGCAATTACTTCAGAAAATGGTCACGAACGAAAATTCAAGCTGGGATGCTGAAACGATAAATGGAGCTCGAGGCTTATTGACGACGTTGACTCGACCCAATTTCAGTTTCCTTTTAATAGTGTTTCAGAAAATATTTGCTAAAACTACAATACTTTTCAACATTCTCCAAACTAAATGGACAAATATGCAGTATTGTTTGCAAAAACTTGAAGCATTTAAATCTGATTTGGCTACCCTGAGAAATCAATTTCACATTGTTTGGTCTGAATATGCTGCATTAAATCTGACATCGCGATCCCGAAGAAACGATGATCTTGATGAAGAAACTTCATTCCGACGATTATATTTCAGCATTATTGATGCGTTATCAGTTCACATGTCCGATCGTTTTTCCGACTATCCGAAGTTGAGATTTATGGGCttatttgaaactgaaaaatttgacagttttgttgaaaattttccagaagaAGAATTGCAATGTTTGAGAgaaacatttggaaaatttttcgattttgtcaGTTTAAAGAACAAACTGTCTGTCGTTTACGCCTCCGAAGatatgaaactgaaaatttttcaattgttcaagtacatcaaaaatgaagatttgaCGACTGTTTTTCCTGAAACTTTCAAACTATTAACATTAATTTTGACAATACCAGTTACTAGTGCAGCTGCGGAAAGATCTTTCTCAGCTCTAAAACGTATAAAAACGTACTTACGAAACACTCAAGGTGAGGAAAGGTTGTCATGTTTAGCTTTGATAAACATTGAAAGTGAATTTGTAagtcaaatccaaaaaaaaatcaattttatggatGATGTGAttgatatttttgcaaatttgaaagaTCGCCGCATTGACCTAATATACAaagtttaa